In Oryza brachyantha chromosome 1, ObraRS2, whole genome shotgun sequence, the following are encoded in one genomic region:
- the LOC102702151 gene encoding CASP-like protein 1E1 has protein sequence MESSSRGKPGLNGSGGGGLDYYGSRRGYYAGAGAGGAVLPPLAGAAARAPPVDPCCVALRVFVLAATLVAAVVMAADRQSTTVQAAGGGGELLQRVPVTAKWTYSSAFVYLVVANTMVFAFCAAALAACRRRSAVVPVMVGDLVALALLFSAVGAAAQFGLLGERGNAHVRWAKVCDVYGRFCERAMAAVAVSLIAAFADLVLLMLNILTIHKASSYY, from the exons ATGGAGTCGTCGTCGCGGGGGAAGCCCGGCCTcaacggcagcggcggcggcggcctggacTACTACGGCAGCCGCAGGGGCTACTacgcgggcgccggcgccggcggagcggTGCTGCCGCCGCTGGCGGGGGCGGCTGCGAGGGCGCCGCCCGTGGACCCGTGCTGCGTGGCGCTGCGGGTGTTCGTCCTGGCGGCGACGCTGGTGGCCGCCGTCGTGATGGCCGCGGACCGCCAGAGCACCACCGTccaggccgccggcggcggcggggagctgCTGCAGCGGGTGCCCGTCACGGCCAAGTGGACCTACTCCTCCGCCTTCGT GTACCTGGTGGTGGCGAACACGATGGTGTTCGCGTtctgcgcggcggcgctggcggcgtgCCGGAGGCGGAGCGCGGTGGTGCCGGTGATGGTGGGGGACCTGGTGGCGCTGGCGCTGCTCTTCtcggcggtgggggcggcggcgcagttCGGCCTCCTCGGGGAGCGCGGCAACGCGCACGTGCGGTGGGCCAAGGTGTGCGACGTCTACGGCCGGTTCTGCGAgcgcgccatggccgccgtcgcggtgtccctcatcgccgccttcgccgacCTCGTCCTCCTCATGCTGAACATCCTCACCATCCACAAGGCCTCCTCCTACTACTAG
- the LOC102702431 gene encoding hydroxyethylthiazole kinase, translating into MDEERTAAWWGQRAWALLSAVRARAPLVQCITNLVSMDIAANALLAAGASPAMLHCLREVPDFTPRCGAVCVNVGTLSEDWLPSMRAAASAGRPWVLDPVAAAASDFRMEACLSLLALRPAVVRGNASEILALASRSAAASSTFKGVDSTHDSGDALQAAKALARSTGAVVAVSGAVDYITDGAQVVGASNGVALMQKITATGCAVTALVAAFVAVEPSDALVAAACALAVFGLAGEIGMESAKGPASLRVHLIDALYGLDEQTVTSRVRISLQS; encoded by the exons ATGGACGAGGAGCGGACGGCGGCATGGTGGGGCCAGCGGGCGTGGGCGCTCCTCTCGGCCGTCCGCGCGCGGGCGCCGCTGGTGCAGTGCATCACCAACCTCGTCTCCATGGACATCGCCGCCAACGCGCTCCTAGCCGCGGGCGCGTCCCCGGCCATGCTCCACTGCCTCCGCGAGGTCCCCGACTTCACCCCGCGCTGCGGCGCCGTGTGCGTCAACGTCGGCACGCTCTCCGAGGACTGGCTCCCCTCcatgcgcgccgccgcctccgcgggcCGCCCCTGGGTGCTCGACCccgtcgcggccgccgcctccgactTCCGGATGGAGGCCtgcctctccctcctcgccctccgccccgccgtcgtcAGGGGGAACGCGTCAGAGATCCTCGCCCTCGCCTCTCGTTCAGCTGCCGCCTCATCCACCTTCAAG GGCGTGGACAGCACGCATGACTCGGGGGACGCGCTCCAAGCTGCCAAGGCACTGGCGCGATccaccggcgccgtcgtcgcggtgTCGGGTGCCGTCGACTACATCACCGACGGGGCGCAGGTCGTCGGGGCGAGCAACGGCGTGGCCCTGATGCAGAAGATCACGGCGACGGGCTGCGCGGTGACGGCCCTCGTCGCGGCGTTCGTCGCGGTGGAGCCTTCGGATGCGCTggtcgcggcggcgtgcgccCTCGCCGTGTTCGGCCTGGCGGGGGAGATCGGGATGGAGTCGGCCAAGGGGCCTGCGTCTCTCAGGGTGCATCTCATTGACGCTCTCTACGGCCTCGATGAGCAAACCGTGACCTCCCGAGTCAGAATCTCGCTGCAATCGTAG
- the LOC102702711 gene encoding protein HASTY 1, with amino-acid sequence MAADPAAASAVAAISAVMDWRSSPDARAAAFAYLESVKTGDIRALANTSFLLVRKDQSSEVRLHGFKMLQHLVRLRWEELSVAERNEFSNLTVNLIPEVVGPHEEWALKSQTAALVAEVVRREGIALWNTLLPSIVSLSNNGPIEAELVAMILRWLPEDITVHNEDLEGDRRRALLRGLTESLPQILPLLYSLLEKHFVAALSAHTNQQMELAKQHVGTITAVLNAVNAYAEWAPVTDLAKYGLIHGCGSLLSYNDFRLHACEFFKVICQRKRPLDVAIVEYDAAMSNIFQVLMNISQDFLVRSKMQPNAIDDSEYEFAMCICETMVALGSSNMQCILADVARTLLFLQQMLEYYQHYRIALHFQSLLFWLVVLREPSKAKSVARVSSDTPVAGNSSSTGGGSTEREKKGVSVLITDEMYSIILDVTFKRMLKKSTSASSALLELWSEELEGKSDFCNYRAKLLDLIKVIASQRPGIAATSIIQRINVVFGDANEVTKSPQDLDAIEGAYLGLEAVVSSIFDGSVDYAKIDQDTKFQVHRIFEGLLQQLLSLKWSQPNLAVIHGRYLDSLGPFLRHYPDAVGSIVNKLFELLTSLPITIQDPSNNFRQARLQICSSFIRISRAADKALLPHMKNIADTMAYLQGEGRLLRAEHNHLCEAFLVMASSAGIQQQQEVLAWLLEPINKMWTQLEWQTAYLSDPSGLTHMLSDSQFMWSIYHNVTLFERALKRGGTKRSAAAPQAQATTAGNLHPMCSHLPWMLPPLLRLLRCIHALWAEPFSQSLAGEVKAAKSMTVAEQTSLLGETNKLTKGQVTSTDGLLDVQREGESKENDIRNWLRGIRDSGYNVIGLAASLGDPFFRCTEGSSTIHALMESVQTMEFRHLRQLIHLVVIPLVKHCPAELWQMWLLNLLQPLFVHCQQALDFSWSSLLREGRAKVPDNFGNLSGSDLKIEVMEEKLLRDLTREVCSVLWVLASQGLNAGLPSLEQLGPANRINSSLKELESFASSSITGFLMLNVSTAVPVLRITVEVFSWTDSEAVTKIIPFCGALIHLAVATNRAELSQFVAKDLFSSILQGLSVELNSITSSELVGLCREIYVYLSDRDPAPRQVLLSLPQMKREDLLAFDESLSKTASPKDQKLHMRSLLLLASGNKLRALVGQKATNIITNVTTRNRSSAANHGLSAEEDDHIGLAALS; translated from the exons ATGGCGGCCGaccccgccgcggcgtccgCCGTGGCGGCGATCTCCGCCGTGATGGACTGGCGCTCCTCCCccgacgcccgcgccgccgcgttcgCGTACCTCGAGTCG GTTAAGACAGGAGACATCCGGGCATTGGCGAACACATCATTTTTATTGGTCCGAAAGGACCAGTCTTCAGAGGTCCGACTTCATGGTTTCAAAATGTTGCAG CACTTGGTGAGATTGAGATGGGAGGAGCTCAGTGTCGCCGAGCGAAATGAATTTTCTAATTTGACTGTTAATTTGATACCGGAGGTTGTTGGTCCTCATGAGGAGTGGGCTTTGAAGAGTCAAACAGCTGCATTAGTAGCAGAG GTAGTTAGAAGGGAGGGAATTGCTTTGTGGAATACTTTGCTCCCATCAATTGTTTCTTTGTCTAACAATGGCCCTATCGAG GCTGAGCTAGTTGCCATGATTCTGAGATGGCTTCCAGAGGATATCACTGTTCACAATGAGGATTTAGAAG GCGATAGACGCAGAGCATTGTTGCGTGGCCTTACTGAGTCATTGCCACAAATCCTTCCGCTATTATATTCT CTACTTGAGAAACACTTTGTAGCTGCTTTGAGCGCACACACAAATCAGCAAATGGAGTTGGCCAAACAACATGTAGGGACAATAACTGCTGTTCTGAATGCTGTCAATGCGTATGCTGAATGGGCTCCTGTGACAGATCTTGCCAAATATGGTTTAATTCATGG ATGTGGGTCCTTGCTTTCTTACAATGATTTTCGTCTCCATGCTTGTGAATTCTTTAAAGTTATATGTCAGAG AAAACGGCCTTTGGATGTTGCAATCGTGGAGTATGATGCAGCAATGAGCAATATTTTCCAGGTGTTGATGAACATTTCACAAGATTTTTTGGTGAGATCCAAGATGCAGCCTAATGCTATCGATGATAGCGAATATGAGTTTGCAATGTGTATATGTGAGACAATGGTTGCTCTCGGTTCTTCTAATATGCAGTGTATACTAGCTGATGTAGCTAGGACTTTGCTCTTCTTACAACAG ATGCTGGAATATTACCAACATTACAGGATTGCGCTTCATTTCCAATCTTTGTTATTTTGGCTG GTGGTCTTGAGAGAACCATCAAAAGCTAAGTCTGTTGCGCGTGTTTCTAGTGACACCCCTGTTGCTGGTAATTCTTCATCTACTGGTGGTGGTTCAACTGAAAGGGAGAAGAAAGGGGTGTCGGTATTAATCACTGATGAAATGTACAGTATAATTTTGGATGTTACATTCAAAAGAATGCTTAAAAAAAGTACGAGTGCATCTTCTGCGCTGTTAGAATTATGGAGTGAAGAGCTAGAGGGGAAGAGTGACTTCTGCAACTACCGTGCCAAGTTG CTGGATCTCATAAAAGTCATTGCTTCTCAACGGCCTGGTATTGCAGCAACAAGCATTATACAGCGAATAAACGTCGTGTTTGGAGATGCTAATGAAGTAACGAAATCACCCCAG GATCTTGATGCAATTGAAGGTGCGTATCTGGGGCTGGAAGCAGTTGTTAGTTCTATATTTGATGGCTCAGTTGATTATGCGAAGATTGATCAGGACACTAAGTTTCAAGTTCACAGGATTTTTGAAG GCTTACTTCAGCAGCTTCTTTCTTTAAAGTGGTCACAACCAAATCTTGCAGTTATTCATGGTCGTTATTTGGATTCTTTGGGTCCTTTCTTGAGACATTATCCAGATGCAGTTGGCAGTATTGTGAATAAGCTTTTTGAGCTATTGACATCTCTTCCTATCACAATTCAG GACCCTTCAAACAATTTCCGGCAAGCTAGGCTGCAGATTTGCTCGTCTTTCATTCGTATATCAAGGGCTGCTGATAAAGCACTTCTGCCTCATATGAAG AATATTGCTGATACTATGGCTTATCTTCAAGGAGAGGGTCGCTTGCTACGTGCTGAGCATAACCACCTATGTGAAGCGTTTCTTGTCATGGCATCCTCTGCAGG GATTCAACAACAACAGGAAGTCCTGGCTTGGTTACTAGAACCTATTAACAAAATGTGGACGCAATTGGAATGGCAAACTGCATACTTGTCTGACCCATCTGGCTTGACACACATGCTTTCTGACAGTCAATTTATGTGGTCAATTTACCACAACGTTACATTATTTGAGAGGGCGCTCAAGAGGGGTGGGACAAAAAGGTCTGCAGCAGCTCCACAAGCACAGGCTACAACAGCGGGTAATCTGCATCCAATGTGTTCGCATCTACCATGGATGTTGCCCCCTCTATTAAGG CTGTTGCGATGCATACATGCGCTTTGGGCCGAGCCTTTCTCTCAGTCTCTGGCAGGAGAAGTCAAAGCAGCAAAAAGCATGACTGTTGCGGAGCAGACCAGCCTTCTTGGGGAGACAAATAAACTCACCAAAGGCCAGGTTACATCTACTGATGGATTGTTGGATGTTCAAAGGGAGGGAGAGTCTAAGGAAAACGACATAAGGAACTGGTTACGTGGGATACGTGACAGTGG GTACAATGTTATAGGACTAGCGGCTAGTCTTGGGGATCCATTTTTCCGATGCACTGAGGGTTCATCTACCATCCATGCTCTTATGGAGAGTGTGCAAACTATGGAATTTCGACATTTGCGCCAACTTATCCACCTTGTTGTTATTCCTTTGGTTAAACATTGCCCTGCTGAACTGTGGCAGATGTGGCTATTGAACCTTTTACAGCCATTATTTGTCCACTGCCAGCAAGCTCTTGATTTCTCTTGGTCCAGTCTTCTTCGTGAGGGCCGGGCTAAAGTTCCTGATAATTTTGGTAATCTTTCTGGGTCAGATCTGAAGATAGAGGTAATGGAAGAGAAGTTGCTTAGAGACTTGACTCGTGAAGTATGTTCTGTTCTTTGGGTTTTAGCATCACAAGGCTTGAATGCTGGCCTTCCATCCTTAGAACAACTTGGACCTGCCAACCGAATTAATTCTTCTCTAAAGGAACTGGAGTCGTTTGCTTCCAGCTCTATTACTGg ATTTCTTATGCTTAATGTCTCCACTGCTGTTCCTGTATTGAGGATAACTGTTGAAGTGTTCAGTTGGACAGATAGCGAAGCAGTGACAAAAATTATTCCCTTTTGTGGTGCATTGATTCACCTTGCTGTTGCAACAAATCGGGCTGAGCTGAGTCAGTTTGTTGCGAAAGATCTATTTTCTTCTATATTACAGGGTTTATCTGTTGAGTTGAATTCGATTACGAGTTCAGAACTTGTTGGACTTTGTCGAGAAATATATGTCTATCTCTCAGATAGAGATCCTGCACCCCGGCAG GTTCTTCTGTCCCTTCCACAGATGAAGCGGGAAGATTTGCTAGCCTTTGATGAGTCCTTGAGCAAAACTGCTAGTCCGAAAGATCAAAAGCTACAT